Part of the Sulfobacillus acidophilus DSM 10332 genome, TGAAGCGGCTCAATCGGAGCGCTGTCTGATGGCCACCACCGTCATCGATGCGGAAGCCCTCAAAGAGTTTCTGGACAAGGCCGATTTACCTGCCGATTATCTGGCTCGGCTATCACAGGAATTGGCCGGGCGTCACGCGGCGGCTCGCCTACCGCTGACCGATTGGGCGCAACTCTGGCACAAAGCGCCTGTGGTGCGGCGGATTAGCGAACCGGAACGTCAACGGTGGGAACCGCGCTTAACGACGGTGCTACCGGCCCTTTGGCAAGGCCAAGTGGGGGCGTTATGGGACCTTTTGGATCCAAAAGAGACGGCCCCGGCTTGGTTGGCCGACTGGGGGACCTATTGGGCCCATTTGGCTCACCCCCAGTTGCCCTGGTGGGCGCGTTGGGTCTATCGCCCGGATAGTCGGACGGGGGCGCTCCTGTTGGTGGTCGACGATGTGGAACGCTTCAATCCGGACCTGGCCGGTCCGGTACTCTATCAGCGAATTGCGGAAGCGGTCAGTTTTTTGGGGGCTGTCCTTGATTCAACTCACCAACTGGATGCCGTCGATGAGATGTTTCGGCCGATGGTGGCCTTAGCCATCATCTATGCCGTCTATATGTTCACCATGGCGTCCTGGAAAATGACCGAGGAATTTACGCAAGTGCTGCCATCCTTTCCGAGTGTTGTACGTATTCTGTTGGGGCTGACCAGATGGGAGGGGAAATCCATTGGCCCAAAAAGCGAAACCGATTGAACTCGAAGTTGCCATGGTCGACGGCATACCCTTAAACGGGTCGTGGAACCGTATGTTTGAGCCACGGGCGATTTCGGAGTATGACTTGTCGGTGTTACAAGAGATCACCGCCATTCCCGGGGCGGAATCGCTCGCCAATTGCTATCAATGCGGTAAATGCACGGCGGTTTGTCCCGTCGAAACGGCCGGCGGCGATTACTCGCCGCGTAAAGTATTTCGCCGAACGCAACTGGGGATCGATTTAATGGACAGCCGCGACTTATGGCTTTGCACCACCTGCTCGAATTGTTTGCGGGTCTGCCCGAAAGAAGTCAACATGATTCACATCATGCCCGCGGTGCGGGAAAAAGCCGTCATGGACGGCAATGCCCCTCAAGAGTTACTGACCGCATTCGAAAACACCGCCCGTTACGGAAACCCGCTCGGGGAACCCCCGCGCAAACGGGCGGAGTGGACCAAAGAAGCCGGGGTGCCGGTCTCGATCATGAGTCAGCGGAAGGCACCGGTGGATGTCCTGTGGTTTGTCGAATGCTATCCGGCTTATCACCCTCGCGGCAAAGACGCCTCGGTCGCGTTGGCGCGCATCTTCAATGCGTTGCAAGTCGATTTCGGGATTCTCGGCACGGAAGAAAAGTGTTCTGGAGACTCCCAACGGATGGCCGGTGAGGCGGGCCTGTTTGAAATGCTGGCCGAGCATAACATCAAAATGTTATCGAAATATGAGTTTAACCAGATTGTCGTGACCGATCCCCATGCGTTTAACGCGTTTCGCCACGAGTATCCCAAATTTGGCGGGGAATGGGAGACGCTCCACTACACGCAATTTTTGGCCACCCGCATTCCCGATATGGTGTTTAAGACGCCCATCAACCGCCGGGTGACGTTTCATGACCCCTGTTATTTAGGGCGGCATAATGGCGAATATGAAGCGCCGCGGCAACTCTTGCAGGCGATTCCGGGGTTGGAACTGGTCGAAATGGGGCGTTGCCGCGAAAACTCCTATTGCTGTGGGGGCGGCGGCGGCGGCATGTGGATGGATAGCTTCACCTCCCAGCATTTGACGATGCGCCTGTCCGAACGGCGGGTGCTGGAGGCTTTGGAATATGGGGCGGAAATTTTGGCGGTGACCTGTCCGTATGAAGTGTCCCGCTTTGAAGATGCCGTAAAGTCGACAGGCAATGCCGGCCGATTAGCCGTCATGGACATTGCGGAGCTCTTGGCGCAGTCGATGGACTTGGTTCCGGTCACGGTTTAAATAAGAACATCAGGGGATCTCAGGATCTAAGGAGGAACGTCACACGTGAGCGAGATTAATGGATGCCGATTACCGGATGACCTTTATTATTGGCCGGATAAACATGTATGGGCCCGCCCGGACCATGACGGGACCATCTGGGTCGGTATGACGGATGTGGCTCAGTCGCTGGCCGGGAAAATCGTGGTCGTCAATTTGCGGTCGCTCGGGAAAACCTTGGCCCGCGGGAAAAGTGCGGGGACCGTGGAAAGCGGGAAATGGGTGGGATCGATCGCGACACCGGTCGCCGGAGAGGTGATTGCCGTCAACGAGCGTCTGAAATCAACACCGACGCTCATCAACGACGATCCGTACGGCGAGGGGTGGATGATTCATGTGCGCCCGACAAATTGGGAAGTCGACCGCGCGGAACTGGTCACCGGCGAAAACGGTATTCGGCAATATCAAGAGAAGCTCTCACGCGAAGGAATTTCGTGTCAGCACTAATGGGGGACCCCGTGTGAAGGGGGGAGCAGGATGGCCTACGTTTTGGGATGCGAATTACCGGAAGGTCTTTGGTTTCAAGTCGCACAAGACGTGTGGGTGAAGCCGCTGGAGGACGGCAGCGTGCGGGTCGGGATGACCGATCCGGCACAGACCCGGGCGGGCCGCTTGTTAACCATGCAGGTGCGCGTCGGCAAAACGGTAGCGGTGGGCAAAAACCTGGCCACGGTGGAGTCGGGTAAATGGGTCGGCCCCATCCCGGCGCCGTTGCCGGGAAAAATTGTCGAGGCGAATCCGGTGGTGCTAAATAACCCGAACATCATTAATCGGGACCCCTATGGCGAAGGTTGGGTTCTTCGATTGCAACCGACCGTGACCTTCGACCAATGGGAAAGCATGGGATTAGTGACGGGGCCGGTTGCCGTGGAGCAATACCGGGAGAAGCTGAAAGCGGAAAATCTCACCTGTCTTCGCTGTGCGGATGTCATCGAGGAGGATTAACGTGCGCTACCTTAATTTAGGCTACGTCTCCGCGCCGTGGTCGCAATCGGTCTATCATGCGCTGGCGGAACGGCTTAAGCCCGGCGATCCGGTGACGCTGGTGACGGTCAGTCCCCAAACGCCTTATGTCTGTGTCGGGTATCACCAAGTGGCAAGCCGCGAAATCGACCGGGCCTATTGCGAATCGGAAGGCATATTGGTGGGGCGCCGGAAAGTGGGTGGGGGCGCCGTATGGCTGGATGAAGACCAGATATTTTGGCATCTTCTATTGCCCGGGTCATCTCTTTCGGTAGAGGCGTTATATCGGTCGATGCTTGTGGCGCCGGTTAGGGCCTACCGTCGCCTCGGCATATCCGCCGAGCACCGGCCGGTCAATGATCTGGTGGTCGGTCCGCGCAAAATCGGAGGCACCGGGGCTGCCACGATTGGTCAAACCTTGGTTTTGGTCGGGAGTCTGATGATGGACTTTGACGTCCAACAAATGTCGCGCGTACTGAAGGTACCGTCGGAGAAATTCCGTGACAAATTGGTCCAAAGTCTGGAGGATTACATGACCACCGTGCGGCGGGAGCTGGGTGACCGGATGCCAAGCCGCGAAGAGGCGACCCGCGTGTTGGTCGAATCCTTTGCCGAGGTCCTCAACGAGCCGATCGAACCGGATCAATTGAGTCCTGACGAATGGCTGGCGGTCCGGCAAGAGGCCGATGCCCTCTTTGACCCGGCGTTTGTCTATCGAGACGAAGGGTGGATTCAGCCCGGCGTCAAGATTCGGGATGGGGTGCGGCTTTGGGAAGGTGTGACCAAGGCGCCCGGCGGTCTGATTCGGGCGATATGGCGGGAAGCGGACGGCCGGTTTGACGATGTGGTGTTAAGCGGCGACTTCTTTATCGAGCCGCCGGAAACCTTAGAGGTTTTTCGGCGGACCCTACTGGGTCGGCCGGCGAATGCGGAGGAAGCGGCCGGGTGCTGGGACCAGGTGGCATCGCACGCGCTGACGCCGGGATTGACCCGGGATCATGTTCTCGCGGCCTTTTCGACCAAATCGCCATTAGTGGTGACGTAGCGAAAAAATTATCGAAAAATACCGAAGGAGGCGGCAAGTGTGGCAACCGAAAATGTCACGTTAGTGGTAGATGCCAAGGGATTAGCCTGTCCCATGCCCGTATTCAAGGCCAAAAAAGGATTGCAGTCGGTCCAAATCGGGGAGGTGGTCGAGGTCCTAAGCACCGATCCCGGTTCGGTGGCGGATTTTAAGGCTTTTGCCAATTCGACCGGGCATGAACTATTGCTTTCCGAGCAAGACGGAACCGTTTACCGGTTTCTCTTGCGGCGGGCGAAATAAGAAAGGGGGCTAGTCGAATGGATGAGACCAAAAAGTACTTGTATTTGGTAACGCATGGGGTTGAATCCCCCGAACGGTCCGCGTCGCCGTTTTTCTTGGCGACGACCGCGGCCCTGATGGATCATGAATCGACCATGGTATTTACGGCCACGGCCTCCGGGTTGTTGAAAAAGGGAGTGGCGGAAACCATCCGGATGAAAACGGGGGGGGATGGCGCCACATTAGACTTCTTCATTAATCAAGCTCGAGAAGCCGGTGTGCGGTTTTATGTCTGTGCCCCGTCGCTAGACCTCGTTGGTTGCACCGTGGAAGACCTGATTGAAATAGATGGAGTCGTTGGGGGCACCGCGCTGAACGAGATGGCCGGTGAAGCGGATGTGGTCATTTCTTTTTAGTCCCCGATCGAGCACGGGTGATGCGGCGCGGGAGTCCGAGTGGGTGGAGCTGTGGCGGCACATACACCGGACACCCGCCAACCCCGGGGACTTGCGGCGCATTGTCGCCTTGCCCCAAACGCCGTGGATTGCTCGCTGGAATCTTTTGACGGAAGCCGTCGTTGGTTGGCTAGGGCCCGATTCTGGGACCACGATTTGGATACCCGAGACGATTCCCGGGTCGCTATGGGTCGCTGCCCACGCCGGAATTTTCCATCAGGGCCTGGTTGGTTGGGGCGAGGGGCCGGTGGGTCTGGCGGCTCGGGAACGGAGCAACCAATGGTTTGAGGGCCTTTCTGCGGAATCCGAATTACCCTACCCGGTACGGCAGATTTTGGCCATTCCCGTGCTGGTCGCCGGGCAACTAGCGCTGGTGTGGGAAGTTCGCCATCGCCAACCCGATGGATTGGGGCTGGTGGAAGCGGAAGAGCTGGTACAAATTGCGGCCCTGATGAGTGAGGAATTAAAACAGGAACAAATGGGGGGACATCGATGAAAATCCTCGTGGTGATGAAGGACGTACCCGACTTGGTGGAAGAGCTGGAGTTAACCGACGACAGTCGGTTGGCCGTAGACGATTTGAGCTATGTACCCAGTGAATGGGACGATCAGGCGCTCGAAGAAGCCCTCTTGATTAAAGAGGATCATCCGGACACGACGGTAACCGTGGTCGCGCTCGATACGGGTGACGTGGACAATATGCTGTTTACGGCCTTGGCCAAAGGAGCCGATCGGGCGGTCAAGCTGGTGGGCGATTTCGGTCGGGACTTATCTAACCGGGCGCGGGCTGCCCTGCTGGCGCAATACTTGCGGGAGCAGGCTTTTGATGTGGTCTTGACCGGAGTACAGGCCATCGATGATTTGGACGGCCAAATTGCCGGGCTGCTCGCCGGCTTGTTGGAATGGCCGCATGCTTCCGTGGTCCGCAATGTGGAATGGCATCCCGACGGGGTTCATCTGATTCAAGAATATGCCGGGGGTCGCATGGCGGAATTGACGGTCAGTACGCCGGCGGTGCTAGGCATTCAGGCGGCCCGGAAACCGCCCCGGTATGTAACCGTCGCCAAGGTACGGCAAATCCAAAAATCGGCGGCCATCGAAGAAGTGGAGGTCGAGGTGCCGAGTGTGCCGGAAGTGCGTCTCCGCCGCCTTTACAAGCCGGAAGCGGCCGGGCACGCCGAAATGTGGGGCGAGGACATCGATACGGTAGTGGATCAGCTCGTCGGGTTATTGAAGGAACGCAAACTATTAAGGAGTTGATAGCGATGGGTCCGATTGTGGTTGTAGGGGAACTGGACGGGAATCGTTTGCAAGATGCCACCAAAGAACTTTTAACCAAGGCGCGCGAACTGGCCGACGGACAGGTGCCGGTGGTGGTTGTGGGATTTGGGGCCGGAGCGCAAGAGGCATTGGCTCATGCCGATGCGGATGAAGCTATCGCGGTAACCGGATCGGCGGTTGAAAGCTATAACCCGCGGGTATACGAAATGGTCATGCACCGAATTATCGCCGATAAAACCCCCTCCGCCGTCCTTCTGTCCAACAGCACACTCGGGATGGATCTGGGCGCCAGCTTGGCCGCGTTAACCGGTCAGCCGATGGTCGCTTACGCGACCGGTATAACCCATGAAGACGGTCATTGGGTGGTCCAAAGCCAAGTCTATGGTGGCAAGTTGGTGGCGGAAGTGGAGGCGCCCGACAGCGGAGCTGTCGTGACGGTGGTTCCCGGATCCTGGAAATCCGACGAAAAAACCGGCTCGCCGACCGTTACCGTTATGGAGGCGGGCACGGCATCAGGGGTGCAGGTCGTGCGGGTGATTGAAGCAGAAAGCGGCGGTGACGTCGATATTACCCGGGCGGATATTTTGGTCAGCGTGGGGCGCGGCTTGCAGGATCCGGACAATTTGGAGCTTGCCGACGAGTTGGCGGCGGCGATTGGCGGCGTAGTCAGTTGTTCGCGTCCGGTTGTGGACGCCGGCTGGTTGCCCCGGTCCCGGCAGGTGGGCAAGTCCGGTCAAACGGTGAAACCCAAACTCTACTTGGCTTTCGGCATCAGCGGGGCTCCGGAACATCTACAAGGCATGAAAGACAGCGAATTGATTATCGCGCTCAACAGCGATCCGAATGCCCCGATTTTTGAAGTTGCCCATTACGGAGCCACGGTGGATATCTTGGAGTTCATGCCGGCTCTGACGGAACGTTTGCGAGGGGAGGCGGGCTAAGGTGATACTCCGGGACGTGTTGATGGCGGCAACCGGGCTTATGCTGGTGATTGCCGTGGCCCTTTTTGCCAAACGGGTTCACCAGATCTATCAGGTGATGCGAAAAGCACGGCCGGAGGTGCGCTCCGATCAACCGGGGCGGCGGATTCAATCGGTGGTGGAGCATGTGGTGCTCCACCGCCGCATGTTTCGCATTACACTGTCCGGATTGCTCCACTACTTTATATTTAGTGGATTTGTGGTACTTTTAATTGACATTGTCGAAACCGTGGGGGAAGTGTTTTTCCCCGGGTTTACGGTGGGGCGCATTCTCGCTCCGCTGGTGGACATTTGGGTCATCTTGGTTTTAGTCGGGATTGTATTGGCCCTCTATAACCGACTGGTTATTAAACCCGCCCGCTTTCACGGATCGGACGAGAAAGACGCATTTGTCATTTTGGGCATGATTGCGGCGATTGTCATCGGGATTGTCATTCATGATTCGTTTTATCCGTTTGTCGCTAAAGAGGTATTTCATGTTGCGGACCCGGTGGCGCGTGAACACTTTCTGGGCTATGCCCTGTCCCGGCTCTGGGTCCGTTTAGGCTGGACCGGGCCCACGGCCGCTTCCGTTGGCTATGCGATTGGCTATCTGTTAGACATGGGCGTGGTCTTTCTTTTTCTGGCCTATCTGCCCTATTCCAAGCACTTTCACATCTTTGCGGCCGTGCCCAATATCTATATGCGGAAATTGGGACCGGTGGGAGAACTGGTTACGCGTGTCCCGGAAGACACCATCGCCATCAAAACCTTCGAGGACCTCAGCTGGAAAGATATCTTCGACTTATATACCTGCACCGAGTGCGGGCGTTGCCAGGCGGTTTGTCCGGCGCATAATGCCGGTCAACCGTTATCGCCCAAAATGGTCATTTTGGAGCTTCGGGACGCCTTAAACGACCATTTGGCCAAAGGCGGCGATTTATCCCTTCCCTTAGCCGGAGGCGTGGTGAGCCGCGAGGAATTATGGGCTTGCACGACATGCGGTGCGTGTCAGGAAGCCTGCCCGGTATTTATTGAACATGTCCCGAAGATTGTGGGCATGCGAGCGGCTTTATTGGAGGAAGGCGATATTGACCCCAATGCGCAAAAGGTTTTGACTTCGTGGGATCGGCAGGGCAACTCGTTTGGCCAGCCCCCCCGCAAACGGCCTGCCTGGGCGAAGGATATCGATATCGCCATCAAAGACGCCCGTAAAGAGCCGGTCGATTGGCTGTGGTTCGTCGGGGACTTTGCCGCTTATGATCCTCGGGTGCAACGCCTGACGCAATTGGTGGCTCGTTTGTTGGATAAAGCCGGGGTCGATTTTGGGATTCTCTATGAGGCCGAAGTCAACGCCGGTAACGAAGCGTTACGGGTGGGCGAGTACGGCTTATTCGAATCGCTGGCGCAGAAAAATCTCAAGGCGTTAGAAAAGGCCCAATACCAACGCATCTTTACGACGGATCCCCATTCATTAAACGCCCTGAAAAACGAATACCGGAAATTCGGATTCCAGGCGCCTGTGAGCCATTATACGGAAGCTTTTGTCGAACTGATCGACCAGGGACGCTTACCCGTCGAGCCCTTACGCATGAAGGTGACGTACCACGATCCTTGCTATTTAGGGCGGTGGAACCGAATTACAGAGGCCCCCCGGCAACTTCTTAATCGGTTAGGAGTAGAACTTGTCGAAATGCCCCGTCACGGTACGCAAAGTTTTTGCTGTGGGGCGGGTGGCGGCCGGATTTGGATGGATGAAACCGGGGTTCAAGATCGACCGGCCAACCAGCGAATCCGCGAAGCCTTGAGTCTGGATGACGTGCCCTATTTTGTCGTGGCCTGTCCCAAGGATGTCTCCATGTTTACGGCGTCGGTCACCGCTATGGGGGTGGATGGACGATTGCAAGTGATTGATATGACCGAATTGTTGGCCATGGCGACCGGGCTTTTGGCCATGCCGGAGTCATTGAGTATGGTGCCCTAAAGCTTGAACCGGAGCGCGGTGCCGGATTCGTCCGGCACCGTTGGCCTGGGCGCGGTATAATAACGGGGAAGAACACGGCCGGGGTCAGGCAAGAACGGGAGAGAACGGTGCAGGCAGACGATTTGGCGATATTGGAATGGCCGAAAATTGTGGAGCGGGTTCAAGCCGAATGTGATACGCCGATGGGCGTTTTACGGATGTCCGCGCTCGACCTGAAAAAGCCGGATGCGCTGAGTGATCACCAGGCGGCGTTGCGAGAAGTCGTGCGATGGGTCCAAGAGCTGCTGCCGACGGCCGGGGGAGCGTTACCGGTGGGCGATAGTGGCCAGAGGGCGGCAAGGGGAGGGGTTTTGACAATCCCGGAGCTGACCGCCATTCAAAAGACGATACGAGTGTACCAATCCATCTGGACGGCTTTGGACCAGCGTTCGGGATATGCGCGTTTGTCGGCGGCCATTCTTCCGATCGAGCCGCCGCGCGCGTTATTGGCACATTTGGACCGCGTATTGGATGCGGAAGGGCGCGTGCAAGATCATGCCAGCCCGGCCCTGGCCCATATTCGGGGCCGGATGCGGGACTTGGAACGAGAGATTTTGCAGCT contains:
- a CDS encoding hypothetical protein (KEGG: bts:Btus_2495 hypothetical protein~SPTR: Putative uncharacterized protein) → MATTVIDAEALKEFLDKADLPADYLARLSQELAGRHAAARLPLTDWAQLWHKAPVVRRISEPERQRWEPRLTTVLPALWQGQVGALWDLLDPKETAPAWLADWGTYWAHLAHPQLPWWARWVYRPDSRTGALLLVVDDVERFNPDLAGPVLYQRIAEAVSFLGAVLDSTHQLDAVDEMFRPMVALAIIYAVYMFTMASWKMTEEFTQVLPSFPSVVRILLGLTRWEGKSIGPKSETD
- a CDS encoding protein of unknown function DUF224 cysteine-rich region domain protein (PFAM: Cysteine-rich domain~COGs: COG0247 Fe-S oxidoreductase~InterPro IPR004017~KEGG: bts:Btus_2494 protein of unknown function DUF224 cysteine-rich region domain protein~PFAM: Cysteine-rich region, CCG~SPTR: Putative uncharacterized protein); the protein is MAQKAKPIELEVAMVDGIPLNGSWNRMFEPRAISEYDLSVLQEITAIPGAESLANCYQCGKCTAVCPVETAGGDYSPRKVFRRTQLGIDLMDSRDLWLCTTCSNCLRVCPKEVNMIHIMPAVREKAVMDGNAPQELLTAFENTARYGNPLGEPPRKRAEWTKEAGVPVSIMSQRKAPVDVLWFVECYPAYHPRGKDASVALARIFNALQVDFGILGTEEKCSGDSQRMAGEAGLFEMLAEHNIKMLSKYEFNQIVVTDPHAFNAFRHEYPKFGGEWETLHYTQFLATRIPDMVFKTPINRRVTFHDPCYLGRHNGEYEAPRQLLQAIPGLELVEMGRCRENSYCCGGGGGGMWMDSFTSQHLTMRLSERRVLEALEYGAEILAVTCPYEVSRFEDAVKSTGNAGRLAVMDIAELLAQSMDLVPVTV
- a CDS encoding Glycine cleavage system H protein (PFAM: Glycine cleavage H-protein~TIGRFAM: glycine cleavage system H protein~COGs: COG0509 Glycine cleavage system H protein (lipoate-binding)~HAMAP: Glycine cleavage H-protein~InterPro IPR002930~KEGG: bts:Btus_2490 glycine cleavage H-protein~PFAM: Glycine cleavage H-protein~SPTR: Glycine cleavage system H protein 4), with the translated sequence MSEINGCRLPDDLYYWPDKHVWARPDHDGTIWVGMTDVAQSLAGKIVVVNLRSLGKTLARGKSAGTVESGKWVGSIATPVAGEVIAVNERLKSTPTLINDDPYGEGWMIHVRPTNWEVDRAELVTGENGIRQYQEKLSREGISCQH
- a CDS encoding Glycine cleavage system H protein (PFAM: Glycine cleavage H-protein~COGs: COG0509 Glycine cleavage system H protein (lipoate-binding)~HAMAP: Glycine cleavage H-protein~InterPro IPR002930~KEGG: bts:Btus_2489 glycine cleavage H-protein~PFAM: Glycine cleavage H-protein~SPTR: Glycine cleavage system H protein 3), which translates into the protein MAYVLGCELPEGLWFQVAQDVWVKPLEDGSVRVGMTDPAQTRAGRLLTMQVRVGKTVAVGKNLATVESGKWVGPIPAPLPGKIVEANPVVLNNPNIINRDPYGEGWVLRLQPTVTFDQWESMGLVTGPVAVEQYREKLKAENLTCLRCADVIEED
- a CDS encoding biotin/lipoate A/B protein ligase (PFAM: Biotin/lipoate A/B protein ligase family~COGs: COG0095 Lipoate-protein ligase A~InterPro IPR004143~KEGG: bts:Btus_2488 biotin/lipoate A/B protein ligase~PFAM: Biotin/lipoate A/B protein ligase~SPTR: Biotin/lipoate A/B protein ligase), producing the protein MRYLNLGYVSAPWSQSVYHALAERLKPGDPVTLVTVSPQTPYVCVGYHQVASREIDRAYCESEGILVGRRKVGGGAVWLDEDQIFWHLLLPGSSLSVEALYRSMLVAPVRAYRRLGISAEHRPVNDLVVGPRKIGGTGAATIGQTLVLVGSLMMDFDVQQMSRVLKVPSEKFRDKLVQSLEDYMTTVRRELGDRMPSREEATRVLVESFAEVLNEPIEPDQLSPDEWLAVRQEADALFDPAFVYRDEGWIQPGVKIRDGVRLWEGVTKAPGGLIRAIWREADGRFDDVVLSGDFFIEPPETLEVFRRTLLGRPANAEEAAGCWDQVASHALTPGLTRDHVLAAFSTKSPLVVT
- a CDS encoding SirA-like domain-containing protein (PFAM: SirA-like protein~InterPro IPR001455~KEGG: bts:Btus_2487 SirA family protein~PFAM: SirA-like~SPTR: SirA-like domain-containing protein), encoding MATENVTLVVDAKGLACPMPVFKAKKGLQSVQIGEVVEVLSTDPGSVADFKAFANSTGHELLLSEQDGTVYRFLLRRAK
- a CDS encoding DsrE family protein (PFAM: DsrE/DsrF-like family~COGs: COG2044 peroxiredoxins~InterPro IPR003787~KEGG: bts:Btus_2486 hypothetical protein~PFAM: Sulphur relay, DsrE-like protein~SPTR: Putative uncharacterized protein), which gives rise to MDETKKYLYLVTHGVESPERSASPFFLATTAALMDHESTMVFTATASGLLKKGVAETIRMKTGGDGATLDFFINQAREAGVRFYVCAPSLDLVGCTVEDLIEIDGVVGGTALNEMAGEADVVISF
- a CDS encoding electron transfer flavoprotein beta subunit (PFAM: Electron transfer flavoprotein domain~COGs: COG2086 Electron transfer flavoprotein beta subunit~InterPro IPR014730~KEGG: bts:Btus_2493 electron transfer flavoprotein alpha/beta-subunit~PFAM: Electron transfer flavoprotein, alpha/beta-subunit, N-terminal~SPTR: Electron transfer flavoprotein alpha/beta-subunit); the protein is MKILVVMKDVPDLVEELELTDDSRLAVDDLSYVPSEWDDQALEEALLIKEDHPDTTVTVVALDTGDVDNMLFTALAKGADRAVKLVGDFGRDLSNRARAALLAQYLREQAFDVVLTGVQAIDDLDGQIAGLLAGLLEWPHASVVRNVEWHPDGVHLIQEYAGGRMAELTVSTPAVLGIQAARKPPRYVTVAKVRQIQKSAAIEEVEVEVPSVPEVRLRRLYKPEAAGHAEMWGEDIDTVVDQLVGLLKERKLLRS
- a CDS encoding electron transfer flavoprotein alpha subunit apoprotein (PFAM: Electron transfer flavoprotein domain; Electron transfer flavoprotein FAD-binding domain~COGs: COG2025 Electron transfer flavoprotein alpha subunit~InterPro IPR014730:IPR014731~KEGG: tro:trd_0148 electron transfer flavoprotein alpha-subunit~PFAM: Electron transfer flavoprotein, alpha subunit, C-terminal; Electron transfer flavoprotein, alpha/beta-subunit, N-terminal~SPTR: Electron transfer flavoprotein alpha-subunit), with translation MGPIVVVGELDGNRLQDATKELLTKARELADGQVPVVVVGFGAGAQEALAHADADEAIAVTGSAVESYNPRVYEMVMHRIIADKTPSAVLLSNSTLGMDLGASLAALTGQPMVAYATGITHEDGHWVVQSQVYGGKLVAEVEAPDSGAVVTVVPGSWKSDEKTGSPTVTVMEAGTASGVQVVRVIEAESGGDVDITRADILVSVGRGLQDPDNLELADELAAAIGGVVSCSRPVVDAGWLPRSRQVGKSGQTVKPKLYLAFGISGAPEHLQGMKDSELIIALNSDPNAPIFEVAHYGATVDILEFMPALTERLRGEAG
- a CDS encoding protein of unknown function DUF224 cysteine-rich region domain protein (PFAM: Cysteine-rich domain~COGs: COG0247 Fe-S oxidoreductase~InterPro IPR004017~KEGG: tro:trd_0147 heterodisulfide reductase~PFAM: Cysteine-rich region, CCG~SPTR: Heterodisulfide reductase), with amino-acid sequence MILRDVLMAATGLMLVIAVALFAKRVHQIYQVMRKARPEVRSDQPGRRIQSVVEHVVLHRRMFRITLSGLLHYFIFSGFVVLLIDIVETVGEVFFPGFTVGRILAPLVDIWVILVLVGIVLALYNRLVIKPARFHGSDEKDAFVILGMIAAIVIGIVIHDSFYPFVAKEVFHVADPVAREHFLGYALSRLWVRLGWTGPTAASVGYAIGYLLDMGVVFLFLAYLPYSKHFHIFAAVPNIYMRKLGPVGELVTRVPEDTIAIKTFEDLSWKDIFDLYTCTECGRCQAVCPAHNAGQPLSPKMVILELRDALNDHLAKGGDLSLPLAGGVVSREELWACTTCGACQEACPVFIEHVPKIVGMRAALLEEGDIDPNAQKVLTSWDRQGNSFGQPPRKRPAWAKDIDIAIKDARKEPVDWLWFVGDFAAYDPRVQRLTQLVARLLDKAGVDFGILYEAEVNAGNEALRVGEYGLFESLAQKNLKALEKAQYQRIFTTDPHSLNALKNEYRKFGFQAPVSHYTEAFVELIDQGRLPVEPLRMKVTYHDPCYLGRWNRITEAPRQLLNRLGVELVEMPRHGTQSFCCGAGGGRIWMDETGVQDRPANQRIREALSLDDVPYFVVACPKDVSMFTASVTAMGVDGRLQVIDMTELLAMATGLLAMPESLSMVP